One region of Agrobacterium tumefaciens genomic DNA includes:
- a CDS encoding GntR family transcriptional regulator — protein sequence MDDTGEQTLRERAYESFTHHLLSRDVRPGQFISQRRLVELTGLPLGAIREAIPRLEAEGLIKTVPQRGLQVAHIDINLIREAFQFRIFLEKEAVALFTRSASDETIAKLLKQHRDIVEATENGGESPELDQHAQQVDWGMHDAFIDSLGNSIISNAYRVNSIKMRLINQERFRIAGHVKSVMKEHLAILEAIEKRSVEDAVERLTAHIRNARDRALAV from the coding sequence ATGGACGATACCGGCGAACAGACATTGCGGGAACGGGCGTATGAAAGCTTTACGCATCACCTTCTCTCGCGCGACGTTCGCCCTGGACAATTCATCTCGCAACGCCGCCTCGTGGAATTGACGGGTCTGCCGCTGGGCGCGATCCGGGAAGCAATTCCACGGCTGGAGGCGGAAGGTCTGATCAAGACCGTGCCGCAGCGGGGATTGCAGGTCGCCCATATCGACATCAACCTCATCCGCGAGGCGTTCCAGTTCCGGATCTTTCTCGAGAAGGAGGCCGTGGCGCTCTTTACGCGTTCGGCCTCGGACGAGACCATCGCCAAGCTGTTGAAACAGCACCGCGATATCGTCGAGGCGACGGAAAACGGTGGGGAATCGCCGGAGCTGGACCAGCACGCGCAGCAGGTGGACTGGGGCATGCACGACGCCTTCATCGATAGTCTCGGCAACTCGATCATCTCGAACGCCTACAGGGTCAATTCCATCAAGATGCGCCTCATCAATCAGGAGCGCTTTCGCATCGCAGGCCATGTCAAATCGGTGATGAAAGAACACCTTGCCATTCTCGAAGCCATTGAGAAGCGATCCGTCGAAGACGCCGTGGAGCGGCTGACCGCGCATATCCGCAACGCAAGGGACAGGGCGCTGGCAGTATAG
- a CDS encoding ABC transporter substrate-binding protein, with protein MTHSLLNPTRRAFLAGTAAIGGSAVLGIRPASAAVNWKKHAGTTLEVNLVKSPRSETLIKYLGEFEELTGIKVNAEATPEQQQRQKVVIELSSGKPSFDVVHLSYHVQKRQFEKGKWLADISGFLKDPSLTDPSLVEKDFAEAGMLFAKDSDGVLRSLPFSVDYWIVYWNKELFEAKGLKYPETFEELVTAAEKITDPATNTYGFVARGLKNANTPVWTSLMLGYGAKPIGADGKVDTESKEAVEAAKLYQRLMTKAAPPGVSGFNWAEAQSAFLQGKIGMWFDGVGFAPPIENPEKSRVVGKVGYGVMPKGPAVQAAGTFGDGLGVVEASSKKEAAYLFCQWAISHDMGARLLQAGAGVPFRQSILEDQKVREGVKMPAAWLDAVVGSGKVSQLALPVIIPVTEFRDIYGVGLTNMIGGADPAAELKKATEQFAPVLARSEG; from the coding sequence ATGACGCATTCATTGCTCAACCCCACGCGTCGCGCCTTTCTGGCAGGCACGGCAGCGATCGGTGGCAGCGCGGTGCTCGGCATCCGCCCCGCATCGGCGGCGGTGAACTGGAAAAAACACGCCGGCACCACGCTTGAAGTCAACCTGGTCAAAAGCCCGCGCAGCGAAACGCTGATCAAATATCTGGGCGAATTCGAGGAACTGACCGGCATCAAGGTCAATGCCGAAGCAACGCCTGAACAGCAGCAGCGCCAGAAGGTGGTAATCGAGCTTTCCTCCGGCAAGCCGAGCTTCGACGTCGTTCATCTGAGCTACCACGTGCAGAAGAGACAGTTCGAAAAAGGCAAGTGGCTGGCCGATATCAGCGGCTTCCTGAAGGACCCGTCGCTGACCGATCCGTCCCTCGTCGAAAAGGATTTCGCAGAAGCCGGCATGCTGTTTGCCAAGGATAGCGACGGCGTGCTGCGCTCGCTGCCCTTCTCGGTGGATTACTGGATCGTCTACTGGAACAAGGAACTCTTCGAAGCCAAGGGCCTGAAATACCCTGAGACCTTCGAGGAACTGGTGACGGCAGCGGAAAAGATCACCGATCCCGCAACCAACACCTACGGTTTCGTCGCCCGCGGCCTGAAAAATGCCAACACCCCGGTCTGGACTTCGTTGATGCTGGGCTACGGCGCAAAGCCGATCGGCGCGGACGGAAAGGTCGACACCGAATCCAAGGAAGCGGTCGAGGCCGCGAAACTCTATCAACGCTTGATGACCAAAGCCGCCCCTCCCGGCGTTTCCGGCTTCAACTGGGCCGAAGCGCAGTCTGCCTTCCTTCAGGGCAAGATCGGCATGTGGTTCGATGGCGTCGGTTTTGCACCGCCGATCGAAAACCCGGAAAAATCCCGCGTTGTCGGCAAGGTCGGTTACGGTGTCATGCCGAAGGGCCCGGCAGTACAGGCGGCCGGCACCTTCGGCGATGGCCTCGGTGTCGTCGAAGCCAGCAGCAAGAAGGAAGCGGCCTACCTCTTCTGCCAATGGGCGATTTCGCACGACATGGGCGCGCGCCTGTTGCAGGCGGGTGCAGGCGTTCCGTTCCGCCAGTCCATCCTCGAAGACCAGAAGGTGCGTGAGGGCGTGAAGATGCCGGCCGCTTGGCTGGATGCGGTCGTCGGTTCCGGCAAGGTCTCGCAGCTTGCCCTGCCGGTCATCATTCCAGTCACGGAATTCCGCGACATCTACGGCGTCGGCCTCACCAACATGATCGGCGGCGCCGACCCGGCAGCTGAGCTGAAAAAAGCGACGGAACAGTTCGCACCCGTTCTGGCGCGTAGCGAGGGATAA
- a CDS encoding carbohydrate ABC transporter permease, which produces MASVSIENTKTGASRKERSRLARLAPNYWPFVIPALVVISAVIVFPWVFTLWMSVHRWTLGQEQSFIGFDNYIRLASDVRFWESLWHTLIYTVLSVVAPLFLGTLAALVFDAQFPLRGFLRGVFVMPMMATPVAIALVWTMMFHPQLGVLNYLLSFIHIGPLEWIYNQSTVIPSLVLVETWQWTPLVMLIVLGGLAAVPREPYESAEIDGANAWQKFRYLTMPMIAPFLMIAVIIRSIDAVKSFDIIYAMTQGGPGTASETINIYLYNTAFSYYDIGYGSAMAVVFFIIIVALSFVLLMVRQRAQWNEMEDR; this is translated from the coding sequence ATGGCCTCCGTGAGCATCGAAAACACCAAAACAGGCGCCAGCCGGAAAGAAAGGAGCAGGCTCGCAAGGCTTGCTCCCAACTACTGGCCTTTCGTTATACCGGCACTTGTCGTCATCTCGGCGGTGATCGTTTTTCCGTGGGTCTTCACCCTGTGGATGAGCGTGCATCGCTGGACGCTCGGACAGGAGCAGAGCTTTATCGGTTTCGATAACTATATAAGGCTCGCAAGCGACGTGAGATTCTGGGAATCGCTCTGGCACACCCTCATCTATACCGTGCTGTCGGTCGTCGCTCCGCTGTTTCTGGGAACATTGGCGGCGCTGGTTTTCGATGCGCAGTTTCCGCTGCGCGGTTTTCTGCGCGGCGTGTTCGTGATGCCGATGATGGCGACCCCGGTCGCCATCGCGCTCGTCTGGACCATGATGTTCCACCCGCAGCTCGGCGTTCTGAACTATCTCTTGTCCTTCATCCATATCGGACCGCTGGAATGGATCTACAACCAGTCCACCGTCATCCCCTCGCTGGTGCTGGTGGAAACCTGGCAATGGACGCCGCTCGTCATGCTGATCGTGCTCGGCGGGCTGGCTGCAGTACCCCGCGAACCCTATGAGAGCGCCGAAATCGATGGCGCCAACGCCTGGCAGAAGTTTCGTTACCTGACCATGCCGATGATCGCGCCGTTCCTGATGATCGCCGTCATCATCCGCTCCATCGATGCCGTCAAAAGCTTCGACATCATCTACGCGATGACGCAGGGCGGACCCGGCACGGCCTCGGAAACCATCAACATCTACCTCTATAACACGGCGTTTTCCTACTACGACATCGGTTACGGCTCGGCCATGGCCGTCGTCTTCTTCATCATCATCGTGGCGCTGTCCTTTGTGCTTTTGATGGTGCGCCAGCGTGCGCAATGGAACGAGATGGAGGATCGCTGA
- a CDS encoding carbohydrate ABC transporter permease, translating into MARQLLKRKNLDRIGLFFVALVMISPVILFFIWMISLSLKYEIDNGAYPPILIPERFAWSNYVKVFEENNFFLYFWNSVLVTGAATILALVIGVPAGYGIARLKAEKSAVVIMIARMTPGLSFLIPLFLLFQWLNLLGTLWPQIIIHLVVTVPIVVWIMIGYFETTPKELEEAASIDGASSWQVFRLVALPIAKPGIVVSFILAVIFSWNNFVFGIVLASRETRTLPVAVYNMLSFEQVSWGPLAAAALIVTLPVLLLTMFAQKQIVAGLTAGAVKGG; encoded by the coding sequence ATGGCTCGCCAATTGCTCAAACGTAAAAACCTCGACCGCATCGGCCTGTTTTTCGTGGCGCTGGTGATGATTTCGCCTGTCATCCTGTTCTTCATCTGGATGATTTCGCTATCGCTGAAATATGAAATCGACAACGGCGCCTATCCGCCGATCCTCATCCCCGAGCGTTTCGCATGGTCGAACTATGTGAAGGTGTTCGAGGAGAATAATTTCTTCCTCTATTTCTGGAATTCGGTGCTCGTCACCGGTGCGGCCACCATTCTGGCGCTGGTGATCGGCGTGCCTGCCGGTTACGGCATCGCCCGACTGAAGGCGGAAAAGTCGGCTGTCGTCATCATGATCGCCCGTATGACGCCCGGCCTCTCCTTCCTCATTCCGCTATTCCTGCTGTTCCAATGGCTGAACCTGCTCGGCACGCTCTGGCCGCAGATCATCATCCATCTCGTGGTGACGGTTCCGATCGTGGTCTGGATCATGATCGGTTATTTCGAAACCACGCCGAAGGAACTGGAAGAAGCGGCAAGCATCGATGGCGCATCCTCCTGGCAGGTGTTCCGGCTGGTGGCGCTGCCGATTGCCAAGCCCGGCATCGTCGTCTCCTTCATTCTGGCGGTCATCTTCTCGTGGAACAACTTCGTCTTCGGCATCGTGCTGGCCAGCCGTGAAACGCGCACCCTGCCGGTGGCGGTCTACAACATGCTCTCCTTCGAACAGGTGAGCTGGGGACCGCTTGCCGCAGCCGCGCTGATCGTGACGCTGCCGGTGCTGCTGCTCACCATGTTCGCGCAGAAACAGATCGTGGCGGGCCTGACCGCCGGCGCCGTCAAGGGCGGCTGA
- a CDS encoding ABC transporter ATP-binding protein → MAPVNILNVQKRFGAVNIIHGIDIDIKDGEFVVLVGPSGCGKSTLLRMIAGLEEVSDGEIHIGTREVSNLPARDRDIAMVFQNYALYPHMTVKDNMGFALKLKKVSADETKAKVDKAAAILGLDKLLDRYPRQLSGGQRQRVAMGRALVRDPQVFLFDEPLSNLDAKLRVQMRGEIKAMHQRIGTTTIYVTHDQVEAMTMADKIVVLHDGVIEQIGAPLELYDRPANLFVAGFIGSPAMNFIRGRVEEGVFRTVKGLSLPLPANSDIAALGGRDLVYGVRPEHIRAASGGIEGRVELVEGTGSEIYAKLNCKGDEIACLFRERLDVRFGDTIHIAIDPEMVHLFDKATGKRI, encoded by the coding sequence ATGGCACCGGTCAATATTCTAAACGTCCAGAAGCGCTTCGGCGCGGTCAACATCATCCACGGCATCGATATCGATATCAAGGATGGGGAATTCGTCGTGCTCGTCGGCCCTTCCGGCTGCGGCAAATCCACCCTGCTGCGCATGATTGCCGGCCTGGAAGAAGTCAGCGACGGCGAAATCCACATCGGCACGCGCGAGGTCAGCAACCTGCCCGCCCGCGACCGCGATATCGCCATGGTCTTCCAGAACTACGCCCTTTATCCGCACATGACGGTGAAGGATAATATGGGCTTCGCGCTGAAGCTGAAGAAGGTGAGCGCCGACGAAACCAAGGCCAAGGTCGACAAGGCTGCCGCCATTCTGGGACTGGACAAGCTGCTCGACCGTTATCCGCGCCAGCTTTCCGGCGGCCAGCGCCAGCGTGTAGCCATGGGACGCGCGCTGGTGCGCGATCCGCAGGTCTTCCTGTTCGATGAGCCGCTTTCCAACCTCGATGCCAAGCTGCGCGTGCAGATGCGCGGCGAGATAAAGGCCATGCACCAGCGCATCGGCACCACCACCATCTACGTCACGCACGACCAGGTGGAAGCCATGACCATGGCCGACAAGATCGTGGTGCTGCATGACGGCGTGATCGAGCAGATCGGCGCACCGCTCGAGCTTTACGACCGTCCGGCCAACCTCTTCGTTGCCGGTTTCATTGGTTCGCCTGCGATGAATTTCATTCGTGGACGCGTCGAAGAAGGCGTGTTCCGCACCGTGAAGGGCTTAAGCCTTCCCCTGCCCGCCAACAGCGACATTGCCGCACTGGGCGGCCGCGACCTCGTCTACGGCGTGCGCCCGGAACATATCCGTGCAGCAAGCGGCGGTATCGAAGGCCGGGTCGAACTGGTCGAAGGCACCGGCTCGGAAATCTACGCCAAGCTGAACTGCAAGGGCGACGAGATCGCCTGCTTGTTCCGTGAGCGGCTGGACGTGCGGTTCGGCGATACGATCCATATCGCCATCGACCCGGAAATGGTTCACCTTTTCGACAAGGCAACCGGCAAGCGCATCTAA
- a CDS encoding sugar kinase has protein sequence MDSQHESRKHVLCVGAAVLDTLFRVHDMPKGEGKVLPYEMLQIAEGMASSAAYAVHRMGGRASLWGAVGDDETGTRILRDLAESGIDTTGMTVAAGARSALSTIIIDDRGERLIVPFYDHRLHEKKRSCTPADLAAYDAVLVDVRWPELALEVLDVARALGKHAILDGDVAPVEILEKLAPAATHIVFSEPAAARLTGLETVEDMLPVLHVRYPQTFIAVTAGPAGCWWTEAGDPTVHFQETMQVKAVDTLAAGDIFHGTFALAIAEGMESRAAIRLSSVAAALKCTAFGGRIRAPTREETEEAMRQWLERERERGPALRAF, from the coding sequence ATGGACAGCCAACACGAGAGCCGCAAACATGTGCTGTGCGTGGGTGCAGCCGTGCTCGACACCCTGTTTCGCGTCCATGACATGCCAAAGGGCGAAGGCAAGGTCCTGCCTTACGAAATGTTGCAGATCGCCGAGGGCATGGCATCCAGCGCAGCCTATGCGGTGCACCGCATGGGCGGGCGCGCCAGCCTTTGGGGTGCGGTGGGCGACGACGAGACCGGAACCCGCATCCTGCGCGATCTCGCCGAAAGCGGTATCGACACCACAGGCATGACAGTCGCCGCCGGCGCACGCTCCGCACTCTCCACGATCATTATCGATGATCGCGGTGAAAGGCTGATCGTGCCTTTTTATGATCACAGGCTGCATGAGAAAAAGCGCTCCTGCACACCAGCGGACCTCGCCGCTTACGACGCCGTGCTGGTGGATGTGCGCTGGCCGGAACTGGCGCTCGAGGTTCTTGATGTGGCACGCGCGCTCGGCAAACACGCCATTCTCGACGGCGACGTTGCGCCGGTTGAAATCCTCGAAAAGCTCGCACCCGCCGCGACCCACATCGTTTTTTCCGAACCCGCCGCTGCCCGGCTGACGGGGCTTGAGACGGTAGAGGACATGCTGCCAGTGCTGCACGTCCGCTACCCGCAGACCTTCATCGCCGTCACCGCCGGACCGGCAGGCTGCTGGTGGACGGAAGCTGGCGATCCCACTGTCCATTTTCAGGAAACGATGCAGGTCAAGGCGGTGGATACGCTGGCGGCAGGCGACATTTTCCACGGCACCTTTGCGCTTGCCATAGCCGAAGGCATGGAAAGCCGCGCCGCCATCCGGCTCTCCTCCGTTGCCGCTGCGCTCAAATGCACCGCCTTCGGTGGTCGCATCAGGGCGCCCACACGCGAAGAGACCGAGGAAGCCATGCGGCAATGGCTGGAGCGGGAGCGTGAACGGGGACCGGCGCTACGCGCCTTCTGA
- a CDS encoding P1 family peptidase, translating to MHQTTRPRLRDIGLPPDHFETGPLNAITDVEGVTIGHSTVIEGDTIRTGATAILPHGGNLFQDKVPAGFAVYNGFGKFAGSTQIEELGELETPVILTNTLATGRAIEAINRHTLSQPGNEKVVSINAVVGETNDSRLNDIRAGRPTIEEISTALKNAAAGPVAEGGVGAGTGTVAFGMKGGIGTASRMVPIAGETFTLGVLVQSNYGGHLLVCGKPYVSPEHRDKDGSIVIIVATDAPLSSRNLKRLAARSFGGLSRTGAALSNGSGDYALAFSTNERLRRTPARRKAVTDYPELSNDAISPLFEAAIEATEEAILNSLCAATTTSGFNAGTGKAATVEAICIDTLKTLLSA from the coding sequence ATGCATCAGACGACCCGCCCGAGACTGCGCGATATCGGCTTGCCGCCCGACCATTTCGAGACCGGCCCGCTCAATGCCATCACCGATGTCGAAGGCGTGACGATCGGCCATTCGACCGTCATCGAAGGCGACACGATCCGCACCGGCGCAACCGCGATCCTGCCGCATGGCGGCAATCTTTTTCAGGACAAGGTGCCTGCGGGTTTTGCGGTCTATAACGGCTTTGGCAAATTTGCCGGCTCGACACAGATCGAGGAACTGGGCGAACTCGAAACCCCTGTTATCCTCACCAATACGCTTGCAACCGGCCGGGCAATTGAGGCGATCAACCGCCATACGCTTTCGCAGCCAGGCAATGAGAAGGTGGTATCCATCAATGCGGTCGTTGGAGAGACCAACGATTCCCGGCTCAACGACATCCGCGCCGGTCGCCCGACCATCGAGGAAATCTCCACCGCGCTGAAAAACGCTGCCGCAGGCCCGGTGGCCGAGGGCGGCGTTGGAGCCGGAACCGGCACGGTGGCTTTCGGCATGAAGGGCGGCATCGGAACCGCATCCCGCATGGTACCGATTGCCGGAGAAACCTTCACGCTCGGCGTTCTCGTGCAGTCCAATTATGGCGGCCATCTTCTCGTCTGCGGCAAACCCTATGTGAGCCCGGAGCACAGGGACAAGGACGGTTCCATCGTCATCATCGTCGCAACCGATGCGCCGCTGTCGTCGCGCAATTTGAAGCGCTTGGCCGCTAGGAGCTTCGGCGGCCTCTCGCGCACCGGTGCGGCATTGAGCAATGGTTCCGGCGATTATGCGCTGGCATTTTCCACCAACGAGCGCCTTCGCCGCACGCCCGCACGCCGTAAGGCAGTTACAGACTATCCTGAGCTCTCCAACGATGCGATCTCGCCGCTCTTCGAAGCCGCAATAGAGGCAACCGAGGAGGCGATCCTCAATTCGCTCTGCGCGGCAACAACAACATCAGGCTTCAACGCTGGAACCGGCAAGGCCGCAACGGTTGAGGCCATTTGCATCGATACCCTTAAAACCCTTCTTTCAGCCTGA
- a CDS encoding D-amino-acid transaminase has translation MTSQPGRIVYLNGEFLPEAEARLSIFDRGFLFGDGIYEVTSVLEGKLIDSDLHMARLERSAREIDVPLPVTTKEIVEAERRLIADNNLVEGMIYLQLTRGAEDRNFLFSADLKPTLVMFTQAKKLVGTAVEETGIAVKSVPDQRWARRDIKTVCLLPQVMAKRIAKAEGCDEAWMIEDGFVTEGASSTAYIITGDRKIITRGNSNKTLPGCTRLAALQLAKEAGFTLEERPFTLEEAMNADEACLTSASNFVVSVTKIDGKPVGDGKPGAMVKRLRALYLENAHRTAI, from the coding sequence ATGACTAGCCAACCCGGTCGCATCGTTTACCTCAACGGCGAATTCCTGCCCGAGGCGGAAGCCCGCCTTTCCATCTTCGACCGCGGCTTCCTGTTCGGCGACGGCATTTATGAAGTCACCTCCGTTCTCGAAGGCAAGCTGATCGACAGCGACCTGCACATGGCGCGGCTGGAACGCAGCGCCCGCGAAATCGACGTACCGCTGCCGGTCACAACAAAGGAAATCGTCGAGGCCGAACGTCGCCTGATTGCCGACAACAACCTTGTCGAAGGCATGATCTACCTGCAACTGACGCGCGGCGCGGAAGACCGCAACTTCCTGTTTTCCGCCGATTTGAAGCCGACGCTGGTGATGTTCACGCAGGCCAAAAAACTCGTCGGCACCGCCGTGGAAGAGACCGGTATTGCGGTCAAATCCGTTCCCGACCAGCGCTGGGCGCGCCGTGATATCAAGACCGTCTGCCTGCTGCCGCAGGTCATGGCAAAACGCATCGCCAAGGCTGAAGGCTGCGATGAGGCGTGGATGATCGAGGATGGTTTCGTCACCGAAGGCGCATCCTCCACCGCCTATATCATCACCGGCGACAGGAAGATCATCACCCGCGGCAACAGCAACAAGACCCTGCCCGGCTGCACCCGCCTTGCCGCCCTGCAACTGGCCAAGGAGGCCGGTTTCACGCTGGAAGAACGGCCTTTCACGCTGGAAGAAGCGATGAACGCAGACGAAGCCTGCCTGACCAGCGCCTCCAACTTCGTGGTTTCGGTGACGAAGATCGACGGCAAGCCGGTGGGTGATGGCAAACCAGGCGCGATGGTGAAACGCCTGCGCGCGCTCTATCTCGAAAACGCCCACCGCACCGCGATCTGA
- a CDS encoding LysR substrate-binding domain-containing protein: MEVKWLEDFLALAGTLNFSKAAEERHVTQSAFSRRIKQLEAWVGATLVDRASYPSRLTEAGVKFVPVAQETLKQLYHARRTLLQEDGEDARTVRLTALHTLSFTFFPDWLKRVNEKAGPLFSVLRPDSGSMEENLNSLVDGQSDFLLTYAHPEVPMLLDAQTFEFRVLGAENIIPVSAPTEDGAPLHSLTESAKKPFAYLDYEKASFFGPLLRDLLSARLPKFERVHEGSMSVGLKAMAMAGWGVAWVPESLMRHELDSGALVRAADHCFDIAVDIRLYRSKENRRPVVERIWAVLED; the protein is encoded by the coding sequence TTGGAAGTCAAATGGCTCGAGGATTTCCTGGCGCTGGCCGGAACGCTCAATTTTTCGAAGGCGGCGGAAGAGCGGCATGTGACGCAATCCGCTTTCAGCCGGAGGATCAAGCAGCTGGAAGCCTGGGTGGGCGCGACGCTGGTCGATCGCGCTTCCTATCCCTCACGGCTGACCGAGGCCGGGGTGAAGTTCGTTCCGGTGGCGCAGGAAACCCTGAAGCAGCTTTACCACGCCCGTCGCACCCTGTTGCAGGAAGACGGTGAGGATGCCAGAACAGTGCGGCTGACGGCGCTGCACACGCTGTCTTTCACCTTCTTCCCGGACTGGCTGAAACGGGTGAACGAGAAGGCGGGACCGCTGTTTTCGGTTCTGCGGCCTGATTCCGGCAGCATGGAGGAGAACCTCAATTCGCTGGTGGACGGGCAGAGCGATTTCCTTCTGACCTACGCCCACCCCGAAGTGCCGATGCTGCTCGATGCGCAGACCTTCGAATTCCGCGTGCTTGGCGCGGAAAACATCATTCCCGTTTCCGCCCCCACAGAGGACGGCGCACCGCTGCACAGCCTGACGGAAAGCGCGAAAAAACCCTTTGCCTATCTGGATTACGAAAAAGCATCGTTCTTCGGGCCGCTGTTGCGCGATCTCCTGAGTGCGCGCCTGCCGAAATTCGAGCGGGTGCATGAGGGCAGCATGTCGGTGGGGCTGAAAGCCATGGCGATGGCGGGATGGGGTGTTGCCTGGGTGCCGGAAAGCCTGATGCGGCACGAGCTGGATAGCGGCGCGCTGGTGCGTGCCGCCGATCACTGTTTCGATATTGCCGTGGATATCCGGCTTTATCGTTCCAAGGAGAACCGCCGTCCCGTTGTCGAGCGCATATGGGCGGTTCTCGAAGATTGA
- a CDS encoding serine hydrolase domain-containing protein — protein MSQQFDWNAASTLAESFVSQWAGNEPGGAVIGFDLNGIRFAHAGGVESLSTFAPFTPKSVVRYASVTKHAFCAMVLAHSDLIGLDDPLGKHLPELQSPLRDVTVGQALDMSGGLPDTRECLSLLGLSVYTETKAGPLLDYLSRLTRLNFPAGSEVSYSNTGYRLVEAALERHGFRFDDFVQTQIAGPFGVFLKAPDVWNDPVDGLVPGYWKAESNWQLSAAGLHISASGSLAGSAEALTRWLQGLMRGEGSFAGVLDGLSTERRLADGRMSEYGLGLRWSHLGDRRFVGHGGSHPGYKTYFLLDPENGTGFVVVSNREDTNGFKIALESMAALTGLPLPKPAASLPEGLYVTESGPWWLEIKGSTSTFIDGDDTLYEDADGWVSSRSASSPMLLRLEGDAIVGEAGHAARRFLPVGDHAVPDELSGSWRSIEGAEFTISGSSLTMGIGPTRRSMPLTALGNGRFLFTLSDGLWTKRICLNQLSDSRIELVASRARMIEYSRSL, from the coding sequence ATGTCACAGCAATTCGACTGGAACGCCGCTTCAACGCTTGCCGAGAGTTTCGTCTCGCAATGGGCCGGCAACGAGCCAGGCGGAGCAGTGATCGGTTTCGATCTCAATGGCATCCGTTTTGCCCATGCGGGCGGGGTTGAGAGCCTTTCGACGTTTGCGCCGTTCACGCCGAAAAGCGTGGTGCGTTACGCATCCGTCACCAAACATGCCTTCTGCGCCATGGTGCTTGCCCATTCCGATCTGATCGGGCTTGACGATCCGCTCGGAAAGCATCTGCCGGAGCTGCAATCGCCACTCCGCGACGTCACTGTCGGGCAGGCGCTGGATATGAGCGGCGGGTTGCCGGACACGCGCGAATGCCTCTCGCTGCTTGGTCTTTCCGTCTACACCGAAACGAAGGCCGGCCCGCTTCTAGACTATCTGTCGCGGCTGACCCGGCTGAACTTTCCGGCCGGCAGCGAGGTTTCCTATTCGAATACCGGTTATCGTCTGGTCGAGGCGGCGCTGGAGCGCCATGGTTTCCGTTTTGACGATTTCGTGCAGACGCAAATTGCCGGACCGTTCGGTGTTTTCCTGAAGGCGCCGGACGTCTGGAACGATCCGGTGGACGGATTGGTGCCGGGTTACTGGAAGGCTGAGAGCAACTGGCAACTTTCGGCGGCGGGCCTGCATATTTCCGCTTCCGGCAGTCTTGCCGGCAGTGCCGAAGCGCTGACCCGCTGGCTGCAGGGGCTGATGCGGGGAGAGGGCAGCTTTGCCGGCGTTCTGGACGGGCTTTCCACCGAGCGGCGGCTCGCCGATGGACGGATGAGCGAATATGGTCTCGGCCTGCGCTGGTCACATCTCGGCGACAGACGTTTCGTCGGTCATGGCGGTTCGCATCCTGGCTACAAGACGTACTTCCTTCTCGATCCGGAAAACGGCACGGGTTTCGTCGTGGTATCGAACCGCGAGGATACCAACGGCTTCAAGATTGCGCTGGAAAGCATGGCGGCCCTGACCGGTCTGCCTTTACCCAAACCCGCCGCCAGCTTGCCGGAAGGCCTCTATGTCACCGAAAGCGGACCGTGGTGGCTGGAGATCAAGGGCAGTACCTCGACCTTCATCGATGGCGACGACACGCTTTATGAAGATGCCGATGGCTGGGTGTCATCGCGCTCCGCATCCTCTCCGATGCTTCTGAGGCTCGAGGGCGACGCGATCGTCGGCGAGGCAGGCCACGCCGCTCGTCGGTTCCTGCCGGTTGGTGACCATGCGGTGCCCGATGAGCTTTCCGGATCTTGGCGCTCTATCGAAGGGGCGGAATTTACGATTTCCGGTTCGTCGCTGACCATGGGTATCGGTCCCACGCGCCGCTCCATGCCTTTGACGGCGCTCGGCAATGGTCGCTTCCTCTTCACGCTCTCGGACGGGCTGTGGACGAAGCGCATCTGCCTCAATCAATTGAGCGACAGCCGGATAGAGCTTGTGGCGAGCCGGGCGCGAATGATCGAATATTCAAGAAGCCTTTAA